Proteins from one Cicer arietinum cultivar CDC Frontier isolate Library 1 chromosome 3, Cicar.CDCFrontier_v2.0, whole genome shotgun sequence genomic window:
- the LOC101510575 gene encoding putative F-box/LRR-repeat protein At3g44810 encodes MDYISKLPDCILSYILTMLSMKDLLKTTILSKRWCKLWGLRRDLYFDVFNVFGTQNQLLHIIDMDMSRDEFVTRVHQFLNNFHGTKIDSFLVNFFLKREQSSTINQWLSFAIARGVQRIDLLLLGLPYGNDNTRCKLYKFDFALFAYTNASTLYHLSLQHCVVFHPINSDFILPFKCLRYLSLRSAKVDKMFIECLLSNCLLLEEFYLLYCVLKSLKLKIVSSSLRHLKVIGCYTVSHIILGIQDVKKQDDVKLILLDCPKLTSLAYDAHDLDTMKINTPMLNSIQFSISFKRDLNAFVAICATFTQLEIMHLTTLAMVTTSLPITQPLKHLKELNLDVSVPSYILNDEEYDPLWILNILQASPLLHKLSVMFVYQEFFEDQKDIRDVETFCHENVKVIELGGCVGNWFEIEFVMNVLKSAHKLERIVLSPYWREDEELDWNSNPDWFQRGRDRIIEKFQGEEVVGREKLVLI; translated from the exons ATGGATTACATTAGTAAATTGCCTGACTGCATCTTGTCTTACATCTTGACAATGTTATCCatgaaagatttgttgaagacAACTATACTCTCTAAAAGATGGTGCAAGCTTTGGGGTTTAAGGAGAGATCTCTACTTTGATGTCTTCAATGTGTTTGGAACCCAAAATCAACTACTACATATCATCGATATGGATATGAGCAGAGATGAATTTGTAACACGAGTTCATCAATTTCTCAATAACTTTCATGGCACAAAGATCGATTCTTTCTTGgtcaatttctttttaaaacgTGAACAAAGCAGCACTATTAATCAATGGTTAAGTTTTGCAATTGCAAGGGGAGTTCAAAGAATCGATCTACTCTTGCTAGGATTGCCTTATGGAAATGACAATACTCGATGCAAACTTTATAAATTTGACTTTGCTTTATTTGCATATACTAATGCTTCAACCCTATATCATCTATCTCTTCAACATTGTGTTGTCTTCCATCCAATCAACTCTGATTTTATTCTTCCATTCAAATGTTTGAGATATCTTTCACTTCGAAGTGCAAAAGTCGATAAAATGTTCATTGAATGTCTATTATCTAATTGTCttttgcttgaagagttttaCTTATTATATTGTGTGCTCAAATCATTAAAGCTTAAGATAGTAAGTTCATCCTTACGTCATCTCAAGGTTATAGGGTGCTATACTGTATCCCACATTATTCTAGGTATTCAAGATGTCAAGAAACAAGAtgatgtaaaattgattttactggATTGTCCTAAACTCACTTCACTGGCGTATGATGCACATGATTTGGATACAATGAAAATTAATACCCCTATGCTGAATAGCATTCAATTCTCCATTTCATTTAAGAGAGATCTTAATGCATTTGTGGCTATCTGTGCAACTTTTACTCAACTTGAGATTATGCATCTTACCACATTAGCCATG GTCACGACTTCCCTACCAATAACTCAACCACTCAAACATCTTAAGGAGTTGAACCTCGACGTTTCGGTGCCTTCGTACATCTTAAATGATGAGGAGTATGATCCATTGTGGATTTTAAACATCCTTCAAGCTTCTCCTCTTTTGCATAAACTTTCAGTCATG TTTGTATATCAAGAGTTCTTTGAAGATCAAAAAGATATTAGGGATGTTGAAACATTCTGTCATGAGAACGTAAAAGTTATTGAATTGGGAGGATGTGTTGGCAATTGGTTTGAAATTGAGTTTGTTATGAATGTTCTGAAAAGTGCCCACAAACTTGAGCGAATAGTTTTGAGTCCCTATTGGAGAGAAGATGAGGAATTGGATTGGAATTCGAATCCTGATTGGTTTCAAAGAGGGCGTGACAGGATTATCGAAAAGTTTCAAGGCGAAGAAGTAGTTGGACGAGAAAAACTTGTGCTCATATAA